CGGAAATGAGCAATCTGGCGTTCAGTATGAATCTCAGCAAAGCCCCATTTAACCAACCCGAAGTGGTGGAGGCGCTGAAATACGCGATTGACCGTGAAATGATGGTGCGGGTCGTGACCATGGGCTTGGGTGAAGTGGCTAACGATGCGCTGTGCGCAGGACAACCCTGGTTCAACACGGATTTGCCAGTCCGTCATTACGATCCTGAACGCGCCCGTTCGCTGTTGCAGAAGGCAGGCGTAAAGTCTGTTGCCGCCACGATACGCACCAGCGACTATGAATACGGCACCGCCGAAAGCGCCACGTTACTGTTGCGTCAGGCAAAAGGGGCGGGCTTTGATCTGCGACTGGATCGTGTGCCTGCTGCCGATTACTACAGCGATTTTAACCTGCTGCTCAACACGCCGTTGCAAACCAATCTCTACCATCCGATGCCGCTACCCGTTGCGCTGCCGTTCTACTACGGATCTGCGGCCCCCTGGTCATTCACCGGCCCCGCAACGCCGCAACTCGACGGCCTGATAAATGCCATGCAGGCAGCACGCGCCGATGCATTGCGCCAAGGTGTTGCTGATGTTCAGCACTATTTATGGCAGCAGGGCGGTGACGCCGTCTTTGCGCGTATTCCTTCTATTGCTGCTTCTGCGCCCGGCGTGTTTGGCGTGAAAGCGGTCGGTTTCTTCGACTACCCGCTGTTACGTGATGCCTGGCTGCGTCCAGCATGATGTTTAAGGATTCAATCAAACGCCTGCTGTGGCGCACCACACAGGCGGTTTTCACCCTATGGTTACTTTCGGTAATTATCTTTAGTGCCATGTCTCTGGTAAAAGGGGATGCCGCCACCCAGCGCCTTGCAAGGACGGGCAGTGGCGAGCAGATAACTGCTTTACGTTTGGAACTGGGACTTGATCAGCCTTTAGCAGCACGCTATCTGCAATGGGCTAATGGAGTTGTGCGCGGCCACTGGGGAACCAGCTATTTGAATGGGCGTCCGGTAAATAAGCTGCTCTGGGAGCGTGGGCGTTTCTCACTGGCGTTGGGTGCCAGTGCGAGTGTGTTACTGGTGATGATCGCCGTGATCACGGGCGTGTATTGCGGGCTGCATCTAGGTAGCGCCATCGATAGGCTCATTAGTCTTCTCTCTCTGGGATTGGTGGCGTTACCGGAGTTTGTGACCGGTACGCTGCTGGTGACGGTGTTTGCGTTAACGCTGCACTGGTTACCTGCGTTATCGCTCATCTCGCCAACCCAATCGCTGTGGTCACAGTGGTCACTGTTTATTCTGCCCATTCTGACACTGCTCAGCGTCTCTCTGGCGCAGAACATCAAATTGATCCGCCTCGGTGTTATGCGTGCCTCTCAATCCCCAGCTTGCGAGTGCGCTCGCCTGAATGGTGTCGCGGAACCACGCGTCGTGTTGCACTGGATCCTGCCAGAAG
The sequence above is drawn from the Serratia symbiotica genome and encodes:
- a CDS encoding ABC transporter permease; the encoded protein is MMFKDSIKRLLWRTTQAVFTLWLLSVIIFSAMSLVKGDAATQRLARTGSGEQITALRLELGLDQPLAARYLQWANGVVRGHWGTSYLNGRPVNKLLWERGRFSLALGASASVLLVMIAVITGVYCGLHLGSAIDRLISLLSLGLVALPEFVTGTLLVTVFALTLHWLPALSLISPTQSLWSQWSLFILPILTLLSVSLAQNIKLIRLGVMRASQSPACECARLNGVAEPRVVLHWILPEALGHCLPVLARYITYLFGGALTVETLFGWPGLAAALFNATLSRDTPVVMGIAMVICTLTVLLNLLVDSLTALLNPATRQGGIDA